A stretch of Myxocyprinus asiaticus isolate MX2 ecotype Aquarium Trade chromosome 42, UBuf_Myxa_2, whole genome shotgun sequence DNA encodes these proteins:
- the LOC127432836 gene encoding MAP3K7 C-terminal-like protein — translation MITSTRRVSADKPEVQIAFSLDESSELKDAEDPFPAFPDLEQRLQPVLPCQSLKESVEVYKDHCKMANEFNQVKHEIARLEDRKKELIAELLEDEKVSMEVERLEEEYRILTEENRNLITVHSERAQQLENLRVISQKRQGSS, via the exons ATGATCACCTCAACTAGACGAGTCTCTGCTGATAAACCTGAAGTACAAATCGCATTCAGCCTCGATGAATCCTCAG AGTTGAAAGATGCAGAGGATCCCTTTCCAGCTTTCCCTGACCTTGAGCAACGCCTGCAG CCGGTGCTGCCATGCCAGTCTCTAAAGGAGTCTGTGGAAGTGTACAAAGACCACTGCAAGATGGCCAATGAGTTCAACCAAGTCAAACATGAAATCGCCAGGCTAGAAGACCGAAA GAAAGAGCTAATTGCAGAGCTATTAGAAGATGAAAAGGTGTCGATGGAGGTCGAACGACTGGAGGAGGAATACAGGATACTCACGGAGGAAAACCGGAATCTGATCACGGTACACAGCGAACGTGCCCAGCAGCTTGAAAATCTCCGGGTGATCAGTCAAAAGAGGCAGGGCTCCTCGTGA